A portion of the Magnolia sinica isolate HGM2019 chromosome 17, MsV1, whole genome shotgun sequence genome contains these proteins:
- the LOC131230319 gene encoding uncharacterized protein LOC131230319: protein MGYAQLVIGPAGSGKSTYCSSLYQHCETVRRTVHIVNLDPAAENFDYPVAMDIRELISLDDVMEELGLGPNGGLIYCMEHLEENLDDWLADELENYLDDDYLVFDCPGQIELFSHVPVLRNFVDHLKRKNFNVCAVYLLDSQFMTDVTKYISGCMASLSAMVQLELPHVNILSKMDLVTNKRDIGEYLNPEAPVLLSQLNKHMAPQFAKLNKALAELVDDFSMVNFLPLDLRKESSIQYILSYIDNCIQYGEDADVKVKDFDPDEDD, encoded by the exons ATGGGTTACGCGCAGCTTGTTATTGGTCCTGCAGGTAGTGGAAAG TCTACCTACTGCTCTAGTTTGTACCAACATTGTGAAACTGTTCGGCGGACAGTGCACATTGTGAACCTAGATCCGGCAGCAGAAAATTTTGACTACCCTGTGGCCATGG ATATTAGAGAACTCATATCCTTGGATGACGTCATGGAGGAACTTGGCTTAGGACCAAATGGAGGCCTTATTTATTGCATGGA GCACCTTGAAGAAAATTTGGATGATTGGTTGGCAGACGAACTGGAGAACTATTTGGATGATGATTATCTTGTTTTTGACTGCCCTG GCCAAATAGAACTCTTTTCTCATGTTCCAGTTTTGCGGAACTTTGTGGACCATCTAAAACGCAAGAATTTCAATGTCTGTGCTGTATATTTGCTGGACTCCCAG TTCATGACTGATGTGACCAAGTACATAAGTGGATGTATGGCATCTCTTTCTGCAATGGTTCAACTTGAACTGCCTCATGTCAATATTCTCTCTAAGATGGACCTGGTGACAAACAAAAGGGATATCGGAGA GTACCTAAATCCAGAGGCACCTGTTTTACTATCACAGTTGAATAAACATATGGCGCCTCAATTTGCAAAGTTGAATAAAGCTTTGGCAGAATTA GTTGATGACTTTAGCATGGTGAACTTCTTGCCTCTTGACCTGCGGAAGGAGAGCAG TATCCAGTATATATTATCGTACATCGACAACTGCATTCAGTACGGGGAAGACGCAGATGTGAAGGTTAAGGACTTTGATCCAGACGAAGATGACTAG